Proteins encoded in a region of the Mycolicibacterium neoaurum genome:
- a CDS encoding NAD(+) synthase, giving the protein MDFYSAYRHGFVRVAACTHHTTLADPAANAESVLRLAGECHDDGVGLAVFPELTLCGYSIEDILLQDTLLDAVEEALATVVAASVDLLPVLVIGAPLRHRNRVYNCAVVIHRGAVLGVVPKSYLPNYREFYEKRQLAPGDGLAGDIRVRGATVPFGPDLLFQAADLPDFVLHVEICEDMWVPVPPSARAALAGATVLTNLSGSPITIGRADDRKLLAKSASSRCLAAYVYAAAGEGESTTDLAWDGQTMIYENGVLLAESERFPKGERRSTADVDVSLLRAERLRMGSFDDNAQHEARRGGADFRRIEFTLDPPTGDIGLLRRVERFPFVPSDAARLQQDCYEAYNIQVSGLEQRLRALNYPKVVIGVSGGLDSTHALIVAARAMDREGRPRSDILAFTMPGFATGDRTKGNAIALSEALGVTFAEIDIRDTAQLMLTEMDHPFGRGEKVYDVTFENVQAGLRTDYLFRLANQRGGIVLGTGDLSELALGWSTYGVGDQMSHYNVNGGVPKTLIQHLIRWVISSGEFDESVGEVLQSVLDTEITPELVPAGEDEEVQSSEAKVGPYVLQDFSLFQVLRYGFGPAKVAFLAWHAWHDAERGHWPLGYPLDKRPEYSLAEIRRWLTVFAQRFYSFSQFKRSALPNGPKVSAGGALSPRGDWRAPSDMSARIWLTAIERDIPEG; this is encoded by the coding sequence GTGGACTTCTACTCCGCCTACCGGCACGGGTTCGTCCGGGTGGCCGCCTGCACGCACCACACCACGCTCGCCGATCCCGCCGCCAACGCCGAATCGGTACTGCGGCTTGCCGGTGAGTGCCACGATGACGGCGTCGGGCTGGCGGTCTTTCCCGAGCTGACGCTGTGCGGCTACTCGATCGAGGACATCCTGTTGCAGGACACCCTGCTCGACGCCGTCGAGGAGGCCCTGGCGACGGTCGTCGCCGCATCCGTGGACCTGCTGCCGGTGCTGGTGATCGGTGCGCCGCTGCGCCATCGCAACCGGGTGTACAACTGCGCGGTCGTGATCCATCGCGGTGCCGTCCTGGGTGTGGTGCCGAAGTCCTATCTACCCAACTACCGCGAGTTCTACGAGAAACGTCAGCTGGCCCCCGGTGACGGGCTCGCGGGCGACATACGGGTGCGCGGTGCCACCGTGCCGTTCGGGCCGGACCTGCTGTTCCAGGCGGCGGATCTGCCCGATTTCGTCCTGCACGTCGAGATCTGCGAGGACATGTGGGTGCCGGTGCCCCCGAGCGCGCGCGCCGCGCTGGCCGGGGCGACCGTGCTGACCAACCTGTCGGGCAGCCCCATCACCATCGGCCGCGCCGATGACCGCAAACTGCTCGCCAAATCGGCATCCTCGCGGTGCCTGGCGGCCTATGTCTACGCCGCCGCCGGGGAGGGGGAGTCCACCACCGACCTGGCCTGGGACGGGCAGACCATGATCTACGAGAACGGGGTTCTGCTGGCCGAGTCGGAGCGCTTCCCCAAGGGCGAGCGCCGCAGCACCGCCGACGTCGACGTGTCGCTGTTGCGGGCCGAACGGTTGCGGATGGGCAGTTTTGACGACAACGCGCAACACGAAGCTCGCCGCGGCGGAGCGGACTTCCGTCGCATCGAGTTCACCCTCGACCCGCCGACCGGTGATATCGGCCTGCTCCGGCGGGTGGAGCGCTTCCCGTTCGTTCCCTCGGATGCCGCACGGCTGCAACAGGATTGCTACGAGGCATACAACATCCAGGTATCTGGGCTTGAGCAGCGGCTGCGCGCGTTGAACTACCCGAAGGTCGTCATCGGGGTGTCGGGCGGGCTGGACTCCACCCACGCGCTGATCGTCGCCGCCCGTGCCATGGACCGGGAAGGCCGTCCGCGCAGCGATATCCTCGCCTTCACCATGCCGGGTTTCGCCACCGGCGACCGGACCAAGGGCAATGCCATCGCGCTCAGCGAAGCGCTCGGTGTGACCTTCGCCGAGATCGACATCCGCGATACCGCCCAGCTGATGCTCACCGAGATGGACCACCCGTTCGGTCGCGGGGAGAAGGTTTACGACGTCACCTTCGAGAACGTGCAGGCCGGCCTGCGCACCGATTATCTTTTCCGACTCGCCAACCAGCGCGGCGGCATCGTGCTGGGCACCGGCGACCTCTCCGAGCTCGCGCTGGGGTGGTCGACCTACGGGGTCGGTGACCAGATGTCGCATTACAACGTCAACGGCGGCGTACCGAAAACGCTGATCCAGCACCTGATCCGCTGGGTCATCTCCTCCGGGGAGTTCGACGAGTCCGTCGGCGAGGTGCTGCAGTCGGTGCTGGACACCGAGATCACTCCCGAACTGGTCCCGGCCGGCGAGGACGAGGAGGTCCAGAGCAGCGAGGCCAAGGTCGGTCCCTATGTGCTGCAAGACTTTTCGCTCTTCCAGGTGCTGCGCTACGGATTCGGCCCCGCCAAGGTGGCCTTCCTGGCCTGGCACGCCTGGCATGACGCCGAACGGGGACATTGGCCGCTGGGCTATCCGCTGGACAAGCGCCCCGAGTACTCGCTGGCCGAGATCCGGCGGTGGCTGACGGTGTTCGCCCAACGGTTCTATTCGTTCTCCCAGTTCAAGCGGTCGGCGCTGCCGAACGGCCCGAAGGTCTCCGCGGGCGGGGCACTGTCCCCGCGTGGGGATTGGCGGGCGCCGTCGGACATGTCGGCGCGAATCTGGCTGACCGCCATCGAACGCGATATCCCCGAGGGCTGA
- a CDS encoding phosphotransferase codes for MTAGSAQGPGRPLTADQLADRTRRAADAALEAGRAAGLEVERATVLHDVFSVVAHLEPAPVVARVPVVLPPGYTPGLQTARQQRELDVVAWLDSHGVPVVPPSPLVPRAPVRCGEFGMTFWTLADVAPDHQPYAGVPIAKSAELHAGLAGYPAPLPFLAPFTEAAPGMFDRLAPSDLLSSKDIDRVRGQFADVSAVLGSAAAFATRHPDVGVQALQGDAPSHNVIRTTTGVKFADFEDVCVGPVEWDLAMLGPEAVAEYDEAAEALGLRRTDPAVQHLMDTARTLQFISCVVLVPQLPVLAEGLATVIADWRTQPAM; via the coding sequence ATGACGGCAGGATCCGCCCAGGGGCCGGGGCGCCCGCTCACCGCCGACCAGCTCGCCGACCGCACCCGTCGGGCCGCCGACGCCGCGCTGGAGGCCGGCCGCGCGGCGGGGCTGGAGGTCGAGCGCGCCACCGTCCTGCACGACGTCTTCTCGGTCGTGGCGCATCTGGAGCCCGCCCCGGTCGTGGCCCGTGTCCCGGTGGTGCTGCCGCCCGGCTACACCCCGGGGCTGCAGACCGCGCGCCAGCAACGTGAACTCGACGTCGTGGCCTGGCTGGATTCCCACGGCGTGCCGGTCGTGCCGCCCAGCCCGTTGGTGCCGCGCGCCCCGGTCCGGTGCGGTGAGTTCGGCATGACGTTCTGGACGCTCGCCGATGTCGCACCCGATCACCAGCCGTATGCCGGCGTACCGATCGCCAAGAGCGCCGAACTGCATGCCGGGCTCGCCGGTTATCCAGCGCCGCTGCCCTTTCTGGCGCCCTTCACCGAGGCCGCGCCCGGCATGTTCGACCGGCTGGCGCCCTCGGACTTGCTGAGCAGCAAGGACATCGACCGGGTCCGTGGCCAGTTCGCCGATGTGTCGGCGGTGTTGGGCAGTGCCGCCGCCTTCGCCACCCGACACCCCGATGTCGGAGTCCAGGCGCTTCAGGGAGATGCGCCGTCGCACAACGTCATCCGCACCACCACCGGAGTCAAGTTCGCGGACTTCGAGGACGTCTGTGTGGGCCCGGTCGAGTGGGACCTGGCCATGCTCGGGCCCGAGGCCGTCGCCGAATACGACGAGGCCGCCGAGGCGCTCGGTCTGCGCAGGACCGACCCAGCCGTCCAACACCTGATGGACACCGCGCGCACACTGCAGTTCATCAGCTGTGTGGTTCTGGTGCCGCAACTACCGGTTTTGGCCGAGGGCCTGGCCACCGTGATAGCCGACTGGCGCACGCAGCCCGCGATGTGA
- a CDS encoding NAD-dependent protein deacetylase has translation MEAPELVAALAGRRIAVLTGAGMSTDSGIPDYRGPDSPPSNPMTIAQFRSDAVFRQRYWARNHIGWRHMDWTQPNAGHRALAALEAAGVLTGLITQNVDLLHTKAGSRTVVNLHGTYQQVICLQCGFTMSRTALADELEALNPGFADRAEEVGGIAVAPDADAVVTDTSSFRYLDCPRCAGMLKPDIVYFGESVPKERVGQAFSLVDAADALLVAGSSLTVFSGYRFVRHAAAAHLPIAIINRGPTRGDDLASVKVDGGCSELLTLLAGELPLMMAAR, from the coding sequence ATGGAAGCCCCGGAACTGGTCGCCGCGCTGGCAGGTCGTCGGATCGCGGTGCTCACCGGTGCAGGCATGTCGACCGACTCGGGCATCCCCGACTACCGCGGGCCGGACTCCCCGCCGAGCAACCCGATGACCATCGCCCAGTTCCGTTCGGACGCCGTGTTCCGACAGCGCTACTGGGCGCGCAACCACATCGGGTGGCGACATATGGACTGGACGCAGCCCAATGCCGGCCACCGCGCGCTGGCCGCACTGGAGGCTGCGGGGGTGCTGACCGGGCTGATCACCCAGAATGTGGACCTGCTGCACACCAAGGCCGGCAGCCGCACCGTGGTCAACCTGCACGGTACCTATCAGCAGGTGATCTGCCTGCAATGCGGATTCACCATGAGCCGCACAGCGTTGGCCGACGAACTGGAAGCGCTGAATCCGGGTTTCGCCGACCGCGCCGAAGAGGTCGGGGGCATCGCGGTGGCGCCCGATGCCGACGCCGTCGTCACCGACACCTCGAGCTTCCGGTACCTGGACTGTCCGCGCTGTGCCGGCATGCTCAAACCGGATATCGTCTACTTCGGCGAGAGTGTGCCCAAAGAGCGTGTTGGACAAGCCTTCTCGTTGGTCGATGCCGCCGATGCACTGTTGGTGGCGGGTTCGTCGCTGACGGTGTTCTCCGGATACCGCTTCGTGCGGCACGCAGCCGCCGCCCACCTGCCGATCGCGATCATCAACCGGGGGCCCACCCGCGGTGACGATCTGGCCAGCGTCAAGGTCGACGGCGGGTGCTCGGAGCTGCTGACACTGCTGGCCGGTGAGCTGCCGCTGATGATGGCGGCGCGCTGA
- a CDS encoding cytochrome P450, whose translation MTVSPITTAERAFDPIDLSSRAFWATTAADREVAFAELRAERPVSWHPPVEDSLMPDPADRGYWAVTRHADVVEVSRNSEVFLSGQGVLFENVPQELLEASQSFLAMDPPRHTQIRKVVHSAFTPRQVRRIEDSIKANAADIVSELKAAGSGADFVDLCAKELPIRTLSDMVGIPESERHQVAAAADALVSWADPEYLAGRHPLEVLVANQMYLHQVALALAAERRENPGDDLLSALVQAEVEGSRLTDQEVAAFFVLLAVAGNDTTRQTTSHAMKALTDNPDQRAWLMADFDDRIGTAVEEFVRWASPVMTFRRTAATEYELGGRTITAGDKVVMFYSSANWDSEVFTDPHRLDLSRHPNPHVGFGGGGRHFCLGAHVARAQLRAIFGELLRQIPDLEVGEPSYVAGNFVHAVRSLPCSF comes from the coding sequence ATGACTGTGTCACCGATCACAACGGCCGAGCGTGCTTTCGACCCCATCGACCTGTCCTCCCGCGCGTTCTGGGCCACCACGGCGGCCGATCGCGAGGTCGCGTTCGCCGAGCTGCGGGCCGAGCGCCCGGTGAGCTGGCATCCGCCGGTCGAGGATTCGCTGATGCCCGACCCGGCAGACCGCGGGTACTGGGCGGTGACCCGCCATGCCGACGTCGTCGAGGTCAGCCGCAACAGCGAGGTGTTCCTATCCGGGCAGGGGGTGCTGTTCGAGAACGTGCCGCAGGAACTGCTGGAGGCCTCGCAGTCCTTCCTGGCGATGGATCCGCCGCGACACACCCAGATCCGCAAGGTGGTGCATTCGGCGTTCACGCCGCGTCAGGTGCGCCGTATCGAAGACTCCATCAAGGCCAACGCTGCCGATATCGTCTCGGAGTTGAAGGCCGCGGGCAGCGGTGCGGATTTCGTCGACCTGTGCGCCAAGGAACTGCCCATCCGCACCCTGTCGGACATGGTCGGCATCCCCGAGTCCGAGCGCCACCAGGTGGCCGCGGCGGCCGATGCGTTGGTCTCCTGGGCCGATCCGGAGTACCTGGCGGGCCGTCACCCGCTGGAGGTCCTGGTGGCCAACCAGATGTACCTGCACCAGGTGGCACTCGCGCTTGCTGCCGAGCGGCGGGAGAACCCGGGCGACGATCTGCTCAGCGCCCTGGTCCAGGCCGAGGTGGAGGGATCACGCCTGACCGATCAGGAGGTCGCGGCGTTCTTCGTGCTGCTGGCGGTCGCCGGTAACGACACCACCCGCCAGACCACCAGCCACGCGATGAAGGCGCTGACCGACAACCCCGATCAACGCGCCTGGCTGATGGCCGATTTCGACGACCGCATCGGCACCGCGGTCGAGGAGTTCGTGCGGTGGGCCAGCCCGGTGATGACCTTCCGGCGTACCGCTGCCACCGAATACGAACTCGGCGGGCGCACCATCACCGCCGGGGACAAGGTCGTCATGTTCTACTCATCGGCGAATTGGGACAGCGAGGTGTTCACCGACCCGCACCGGCTCGATCTCAGCAGACACCCCAACCCGCACGTCGGATTCGGCGGCGGTGGCCGGCACTTCTGCCTCGGCGCCCATGTCGCCAGGGCGCAGCTGCGGGCCATCTTCGGCGAACTGCTGCGCCAGATTCCCGATCTCGAGGTCGGCGAACCGTCCTATGTCGCGGGCAACTTCGTGCACGCGGTCCGCTCGCTGCCCTGCAGCTTCTAG
- a CDS encoding TetR/AcrR family transcriptional regulator — MASVTRAGRKPQVKRQERREQIERQLLEATDRLMADGASFTELSVDKLATEAGISRASFYIYFEDKGDLLRRLATQVFGDLTADAAQWWTVASRRDPTDIHASMTRLIGSYRTHQPVLVALSEMAAYDAQVGETYRELLTGIAAQFTTVIEEGQADGSIRANLLPGPTASSLVWMVERSCQQNLPNQPPEYDPQLATALTEIIRGALYLDG, encoded by the coding sequence ATGGCATCGGTGACGCGGGCAGGTCGCAAGCCCCAGGTCAAACGCCAGGAACGCCGCGAACAGATCGAGCGCCAACTCCTGGAGGCGACGGACCGGCTGATGGCCGACGGCGCCAGCTTCACCGAGCTCAGCGTGGACAAGCTGGCCACCGAGGCCGGTATCTCCCGGGCCAGCTTCTACATCTATTTCGAGGACAAGGGCGATCTGCTGCGCCGGTTGGCCACCCAGGTGTTCGGCGACCTGACCGCCGATGCGGCGCAATGGTGGACGGTGGCCAGCCGGCGCGACCCGACCGATATCCACGCATCGATGACCCGGCTGATCGGAAGCTATCGCACGCACCAACCGGTGCTGGTTGCGCTCAGCGAGATGGCCGCCTATGACGCCCAGGTCGGTGAGACCTACCGCGAGCTGTTGACCGGCATCGCCGCACAGTTCACCACCGTCATCGAAGAGGGCCAGGCCGACGGGTCCATCCGCGCCAACCTGCTTCCCGGCCCGACCGCGAGCAGCCTGGTGTGGATGGTCGAGCGGTCGTGCCAACAGAACCTGCCGAACCAACCGCCGGAATACGATCCTCAGCTGGCGACCGCACTGACCGAGATCATCAGGGGCGCACTGTATCTGGACGGCTGA
- a CDS encoding protoporphyrinogen/coproporphyrinogen oxidase has product MPTFLIIGAGSTGIGAAVRLTELGIDHLVVDAGPQVGGMSASVTDDAGFTWDLGGHVLHSHFPDFDRAVEASGIALNHVWRNGWVWLRGDGPQSLVPTPIQQQLTELPTDLDPDGPVDNLADYYRNNFGRRLYDEFFEPYNRKMWTLPLDQIDDQWTSLRSGSTARNVPTLALAGATTPAASTFPYPVGGTGALWQAVHDRLMTPNSVRLNTAVLDVDAVARVARLDDGTTVEFRYCVSTAPITSALRWVGRIDRAESLRASRLHAVGIGFTGQPPEALADKTWLYCPDETVPWYRATMLSNYDGSNAGAGRWNILSEVPIFAHEPVPAEVAVDGVVESLCKLGADPERIASRFVRTLGFGYPVPTLGRDDLLREADKLLLAHGIYSRGRFGGWRYESSNQDYGYLQGRQAVDHALSGTAEDVYWHPERF; this is encoded by the coding sequence GTGCCAACATTTCTCATCATCGGTGCTGGTAGCACCGGTATCGGCGCCGCGGTCAGGTTGACCGAACTCGGCATCGACCACCTCGTCGTCGATGCCGGACCTCAGGTCGGCGGGATGTCGGCGTCGGTCACCGACGATGCCGGATTCACCTGGGATCTGGGCGGGCACGTGCTGCACAGTCATTTCCCCGATTTCGACCGGGCGGTCGAGGCCAGCGGGATCGCGTTGAACCATGTGTGGCGCAACGGCTGGGTATGGCTGCGTGGCGACGGTCCCCAGAGTCTGGTCCCGACCCCCATCCAGCAGCAACTCACCGAGCTGCCAACGGATCTGGACCCAGACGGACCCGTGGACAACTTGGCCGACTACTACCGCAACAACTTCGGCCGGCGGCTGTACGACGAATTCTTCGAGCCCTATAACCGCAAGATGTGGACGCTGCCGCTCGATCAGATCGACGACCAATGGACCTCGCTGCGCAGCGGTAGCACGGCCCGCAATGTCCCCACACTGGCGCTGGCCGGTGCCACGACCCCTGCCGCATCGACATTTCCGTATCCCGTCGGTGGGACGGGTGCGCTGTGGCAAGCCGTCCACGATCGGCTGATGACACCGAACTCGGTGCGGCTCAACACGGCGGTGCTCGATGTGGATGCGGTGGCACGGGTCGCTCGGCTCGATGACGGGACGACCGTGGAATTCCGGTACTGCGTCAGCACGGCGCCGATCACCAGCGCGCTGCGATGGGTCGGCCGGATCGATCGCGCTGAATCGCTACGGGCCAGTCGGTTGCATGCGGTAGGTATCGGCTTCACCGGGCAGCCGCCGGAAGCGCTGGCCGACAAGACGTGGCTGTATTGCCCGGACGAGACGGTGCCGTGGTACCGCGCCACGATGCTGAGCAATTACGACGGGTCCAATGCGGGTGCGGGGCGGTGGAACATCCTCTCTGAGGTACCGATTTTCGCGCATGAGCCGGTGCCTGCCGAGGTGGCCGTGGACGGTGTGGTGGAGTCCTTGTGCAAGCTGGGCGCGGACCCCGAACGGATCGCTTCGCGATTCGTCAGGACACTGGGTTTCGGTTATCCGGTGCCGACGCTGGGACGCGATGATCTGCTGCGTGAGGCCGACAAACTGTTGCTGGCGCATGGCATCTACAGTCGCGGCCGGTTCGGCGGGTGGCGCTACGAGTCGTCAAACCAGGACTACGGATACCTACAGGGCCGCCAGGCCGTCGACCATGCTCTGTCCGGCACCGCCGAGGATGTCTACTGGCACCCCGAGCGCTTCTGA
- a CDS encoding PIG-L deacetylase family protein: MTRRSVLAVGAHPDDIELGCGGALAKHVAAGDQVTMLVVTRGEEGPGRSSQRVAEQQAAADALGIDKLIWGEGFLDCRVSLQEFELVHLIEDAIDKVSATVVYTHMANDSHQDHRVVSRCTMGAARWVSTIMAYGGPSAVGFNPTSFIDISDCLDKKIEALMCHVSQAEASEKVSASWVRSSAEHYGFLCRRPFAEGFEPIRQVVDF; the protein is encoded by the coding sequence ATGACACGTCGTTCGGTTCTTGCGGTCGGGGCGCATCCCGACGATATCGAGCTGGGCTGCGGGGGCGCGCTGGCCAAACACGTTGCTGCGGGGGATCAGGTGACGATGCTCGTCGTCACCCGTGGCGAAGAGGGTCCCGGCAGATCGTCGCAGCGGGTCGCCGAACAGCAGGCAGCCGCCGATGCACTGGGGATCGACAAGCTGATCTGGGGCGAGGGTTTCCTGGACTGCCGGGTCTCGCTGCAGGAATTCGAGTTGGTGCATCTGATCGAGGACGCCATCGACAAGGTGTCGGCGACGGTGGTCTACACCCACATGGCCAACGACAGTCACCAGGATCATCGCGTCGTGTCGCGGTGCACCATGGGTGCCGCGCGCTGGGTGTCGACGATCATGGCCTACGGCGGTCCGTCGGCGGTGGGGTTCAACCCGACCTCGTTCATCGACATCTCCGACTGCCTCGATAAGAAGATCGAGGCGCTGATGTGCCATGTGTCGCAGGCTGAGGCGAGCGAGAAGGTCAGCGCCTCATGGGTGCGCAGCTCGGCCGAGCATTACGGATTCCTGTGCAGGCGCCCGTTCGCCGAGGGATTCGAGCCGATCCGCCAGGTCGTCGATTTCTAG
- the proB gene encoding glutamate 5-kinase, with translation MSSTPSVHRDAIRTARSVVVKIGTTALTTPTGVFDAGRLAALVEAIEGRMRAGSDVVIVSSGAIAAGIEPLGLSRRPTDLATKQAAASVGQVALVNAWSTAFARFDRTVGQVLLTAHDIAMRVQHNNAQRTLDRLRALHAVAIVNENDTVATNEIRFGDNDRLSALVAQLVGADALVLLSDIDGLYDGDPRKAPADDPARFIPEVAADGDLDGVVAGRGSSLGTGGMASKLSSALLAADAGVPVLLAAAADAAAALSDASVGTVFAPRPERMSARRFWVRYAAEATGVLTLDEGAVRAVVTRRRSLLPAGITAVSGRFHGGDVVELRGPDGAVAARGVVAYDAVELAAMIGRSTPDLPPELRRPAVHADDLVAV, from the coding sequence ATGAGTAGTACGCCCTCGGTGCATCGGGACGCCATCAGGACCGCCCGCAGCGTCGTCGTCAAGATCGGTACCACCGCGCTGACCACGCCCACCGGTGTGTTCGACGCAGGCAGGCTGGCCGCCCTCGTGGAGGCGATCGAGGGCCGGATGCGGGCGGGCTCCGATGTCGTGATCGTGTCCTCCGGTGCCATCGCCGCGGGAATCGAGCCACTGGGGCTGTCCCGGCGACCCACCGACCTGGCGACCAAACAGGCCGCCGCCAGCGTCGGTCAGGTGGCGCTGGTGAATGCCTGGAGCACGGCGTTCGCCCGTTTCGACCGCACGGTCGGCCAGGTGCTGTTGACCGCGCACGACATCGCGATGCGGGTGCAGCACAACAACGCTCAGCGCACCCTGGACCGGTTGCGCGCGCTGCACGCGGTGGCGATCGTCAACGAGAACGACACCGTCGCCACCAATGAGATCCGGTTCGGCGACAACGACCGGCTCTCGGCGCTGGTCGCACAGTTGGTCGGTGCCGACGCCTTGGTGTTGCTCTCCGATATCGACGGGCTGTACGACGGGGATCCGCGTAAGGCACCCGCCGATGATCCGGCGCGCTTCATCCCCGAGGTGGCCGCCGACGGTGACCTCGACGGAGTCGTGGCGGGCCGGGGCAGCAGCCTGGGCACCGGTGGGATGGCCTCCAAACTGTCCTCGGCGCTGCTGGCAGCCGACGCCGGTGTGCCGGTGTTGTTGGCCGCGGCCGCCGATGCCGCCGCAGCACTGTCCGACGCGTCGGTGGGCACGGTGTTCGCGCCACGACCGGAGCGGATGTCAGCGCGCCGGTTCTGGGTGCGTTACGCCGCCGAGGCGACCGGTGTTCTGACCCTCGACGAGGGCGCGGTGCGGGCGGTCGTCACGCGGCGGCGCTCCCTGTTGCCCGCCGGGATCACCGCGGTGTCGGGCCGTTTTCACGGCGGTGACGTCGTGGAGTTGCGTGGACCCGACGGCGCGGTCGCCGCCCGCGGGGTGGTCGCCTATGACGCGGTCGAACTCGCCGCGATGATCGGCCGGTCGACCCCCGACCTTCCGCCGGAATTGCGCAGGCCGGCGGTGCACGCCGACGACCTGGTCGCGGTGTGA
- the obgE gene encoding GTPase ObgE codes for MPRFVDRVVIHAQAGNGGNGCASVHREKFKPLGGPDGGNGGRGGSVVLVVDPQVHTLLDFHFHPHVVAPSGKPGAGSNRDGAAGADLEVHVPDGTVVLDADGKLIADLVGAGTRFEAAMGGRGGLGNAALASRARKAPGFALLGEKGQIRDLTLELKTVADVGLVGFPSAGKSSLVSTISAAKPKIADYPFTTLVPNLGVVSAGENTFTVADVPGLIPGASDGRGLGLDFLRHIERCAVLVHVVDCATLEPGRDPISDIDALEAELAAYQPTLQGDTTLGDLADRPRAVVLNKIDVPDARELAEFVREDVVEKYGWPVFEISTVSRDGLRPLIFGLWEMVAAYRAAQPEVAPRRPVIRPVAVDETGFTVTPDGQGGFVVRGTRPERWIAQTAFDNDEAVGYLGDRLARLGVEDELVKQGATPGCAVTIGDVTFDWEPQTPAGVDTMMSGRGTDVRLEQTERVSADERKAARKARREHRE; via the coding sequence ATGCCTCGGTTTGTGGACCGTGTGGTCATCCACGCCCAGGCCGGTAACGGCGGTAACGGATGCGCCTCGGTGCACCGAGAGAAATTCAAGCCGCTCGGCGGCCCCGATGGCGGCAACGGCGGCCGGGGCGGCAGTGTCGTCCTGGTGGTGGACCCCCAGGTGCACACCCTGCTCGATTTCCACTTCCACCCGCATGTCGTCGCTCCGTCCGGTAAGCCCGGTGCCGGCAGCAACCGCGACGGGGCTGCAGGCGCCGACCTGGAGGTCCATGTGCCCGACGGCACCGTCGTGCTCGACGCCGACGGCAAGTTGATCGCCGATCTCGTCGGCGCAGGCACCCGGTTCGAGGCCGCGATGGGCGGCCGCGGCGGACTCGGCAACGCGGCGTTGGCATCCCGTGCCCGTAAAGCCCCCGGTTTCGCGTTGTTGGGAGAGAAGGGTCAGATCCGCGATCTGACCCTTGAACTCAAGACCGTCGCCGATGTCGGCCTGGTCGGGTTCCCCTCGGCCGGGAAATCGTCGCTGGTGTCCACCATCTCGGCGGCCAAGCCCAAGATCGCCGACTATCCCTTCACCACGCTGGTCCCCAACCTGGGTGTGGTGTCGGCGGGGGAGAACACCTTCACCGTCGCAGACGTGCCCGGCCTCATCCCCGGCGCCTCGGACGGTCGCGGTCTCGGCCTGGATTTCCTGCGCCACATCGAGCGGTGTGCCGTGCTTGTCCATGTCGTGGATTGCGCCACCCTGGAACCAGGCCGGGATCCGATCTCCGATATCGACGCACTGGAGGCCGAGTTGGCGGCCTATCAGCCCACCCTGCAAGGCGATACCACCCTCGGTGATCTTGCCGACCGGCCGCGGGCGGTGGTGCTCAACAAGATCGACGTGCCAGATGCGCGTGAGCTCGCCGAGTTTGTGCGCGAGGACGTCGTCGAGAAGTACGGCTGGCCGGTGTTCGAGATATCGACTGTCAGCCGAGATGGCCTGCGCCCCCTGATCTTCGGGCTGTGGGAGATGGTCGCGGCGTATCGGGCTGCGCAGCCCGAGGTGGCACCCCGTCGACCGGTGATCCGCCCCGTCGCGGTCGACGAGACGGGCTTCACCGTCACCCCGGACGGTCAGGGCGGTTTCGTGGTGCGCGGCACCCGACCCGAACGCTGGATCGCGCAAACCGCATTCGACAACGACGAGGCCGTCGGTTACCTCGGCGACCGTCTGGCCAGGTTGGGGGTGGAGGACGAACTGGTCAAGCAGGGCGCCACTCCTGGGTGCGCGGTGACCATCGGCGATGTCACCTTCGACTGGGAGCCGCAAACCCCGGCCGGTGTCGACACCATGATGTCCGGCCGCGGCACTGATGTGCGCCTCGAGCAGACCGAGCGGGTATCGGCCGACGAGCGCAAGGCGGCACGGAAGGCGCGTCGGGAGCACCGGGAATGA
- the rpmA gene encoding 50S ribosomal protein L27, with amino-acid sequence MAHKKGASSSRNGRDSAAQRLGVKRFGGQVVKAGEILVRQRGTHFHPGVNVGRGGDDTLFATAPGVVEFGAKRGRRTVNIVRLVRSEA; translated from the coding sequence ATGGCACATAAGAAGGGCGCATCCAGCTCACGCAACGGTCGCGACTCAGCCGCCCAGCGGCTCGGCGTCAAGCGCTTCGGCGGCCAGGTCGTCAAGGCCGGCGAGATCCTCGTCCGTCAGCGCGGCACCCATTTCCATCCCGGCGTGAACGTCGGTCGTGGCGGCGACGACACCCTGTTCGCCACCGCCCCCGGTGTGGTCGAATTCGGCGCCAAGCGCGGTCGCCGGACGGTGAACATCGTCCGCCTCGTGCGCTCGGAGGCCTGA